From one bacterium genomic stretch:
- a CDS encoding GNAT family N-acetyltransferase: protein MPKNFDVEEAPPEGLARFDDFLAASPQGTPFAGAAWLSLLAGQLPGRVFALAFAAAGETRALVPVWERRGALLGTVAEIPPLTPYWGPCLPPTGDLRAERAKARDHDVLAAVAAEVRRRWRYARLACHPALGDVRPLSWAGFRGDARYTSILPPTPEDEFLASLSSSLRNKLKQGEGPAVEESADAEPFVAMYEATFGRRGMAPPVAPSFLRALAAEFCGSAGAVFYLKNENGEPVAGRLVLWGRRSAYDLLAASFEEGRGPLGAYLLWREVGAAWKRGLPLDMVGVNVEAIARFKESFGGRLTPYYQLAAYRSPLVRLLAAARRRAGR, encoded by the coding sequence ATGCCTAAAAACTTCGACGTAGAGGAAGCACCGCCCGAAGGCCTCGCGCGGTTCGACGATTTTCTGGCCGCGTCGCCCCAGGGTACGCCCTTCGCCGGCGCGGCGTGGCTTTCGCTATTGGCGGGGCAGCTGCCCGGGCGCGTCTTCGCGCTGGCCTTCGCCGCCGCCGGCGAGACGCGGGCGCTCGTGCCGGTATGGGAGCGCCGCGGCGCGCTCCTGGGTACGGTGGCGGAGATACCGCCGCTCACGCCGTACTGGGGGCCGTGCCTACCGCCGACCGGGGACCTCCGCGCCGAGCGCGCGAAGGCGCGCGACCACGACGTCCTGGCCGCGGTCGCGGCCGAGGTCCGCCGCCGCTGGCGCTACGCCCGCTTGGCCTGCCACCCTGCGCTGGGCGACGTGCGGCCCCTCAGCTGGGCCGGCTTCCGCGGCGACGCCCGCTACACGTCCATACTGCCGCCGACGCCGGAGGACGAGTTCCTGGCGTCGCTCTCGTCGTCGCTGCGGAACAAGCTGAAGCAGGGCGAGGGGCCGGCGGTCGAGGAGAGCGCGGACGCGGAGCCGTTCGTCGCGATGTACGAGGCGACCTTCGGCCGCCGCGGGATGGCGCCGCCGGTGGCCCCGTCTTTTTTGCGCGCGCTGGCGGCCGAATTCTGCGGCTCGGCCGGGGCCGTTTTTTATTTGAAGAACGAAAACGGCGAGCCGGTGGCCGGGCGCCTCGTCTTGTGGGGCCGGAGGTCGGCGTACGACCTGCTGGCCGCTTCGTTTGAAGAGGGACGCGGCCCGCTCGGCGCGTACTTGCTGTGGCGCGAGGTCGGGGCGGCCTGGAAGCGCGGTCTCCCGCTGGATATGGTGGGCGTCAACGTCGAGGCCATCGCGCGCTTCAAGGAGTCGTTCGGCGGCCGCCTTACGCCGTATTACCAGCTCGCGGCGTACCGCTCGCCGCTGGTTCGGCTGCTGGCCGCGGCCCGGCGGAGGGCCGGGCGGTGA